Proteins encoded within one genomic window of Bradyrhizobium sp. CB1717:
- the nodS gene encoding nodulation methyltransferase NodS, which yields MIPDANHQLLERELSADDPWRLDSSSFEQERYAQMLRMSRCNGGVACALEVGCGAGAFTGMLAPLCARLTVVDVMPQAIERARRRTRKWSHITWVTSDIQRFWTTERFDLIVVAEVLYYLKDIVEMHAAIRNLVSILAPNGALIFGSDATCQRWGHAAGAETVIALFNESLSEVERLHCHTESVNEDCLIVRFRKPGHSSEQSNVGH from the coding sequence ATGATCCCGGACGCAAACCATCAGCTATTGGAGCGAGAGTTGTCTGCCGACGATCCATGGCGCCTCGACAGTAGTTCCTTCGAGCAGGAGCGATACGCGCAAATGCTCCGGATGTCGCGTTGCAATGGAGGCGTTGCGTGTGCCCTCGAAGTGGGATGTGGAGCCGGTGCATTCACCGGCATGCTGGCGCCGCTATGCGCACGACTCACTGTGGTCGATGTCATGCCGCAGGCCATCGAGCGAGCGCGACGACGGACCAGGAAGTGGTCGCATATCACGTGGGTGACCTCCGACATCCAGCGGTTCTGGACCACCGAGCGGTTCGATTTGATTGTCGTGGCCGAAGTTCTTTACTACCTCAAGGACATTGTCGAGATGCATGCGGCTATCCGCAACCTAGTGAGTATTCTTGCGCCAAATGGCGCTCTGATTTTCGGGTCTGATGCCACATGTCAACGATGGGGCCATGCTGCTGGTGCCGAAACGGTGATCGCTCTCTTCAACGAGAGCCTATCGGAGGTGGAGCGTCTGCATTGCCACACCGAGTCGGTCAACGAAGACTGCTTGATCGTCCGGTTCCGGAAGCCGGGTCATTCGTCAGAACAATCAAACGTCGGCCACTAG
- the nodU gene encoding nodulation protein NodU, producing the protein MRICGIKLTHDGAISVVEDGRLVFCTEQEKRGNSPRYQSVENLDAVVLALAEHGLDPRDIDQFVIDGWDGEIESQFQVLSGAVPIALKGAPYVERHAEGLLDSVDGFGLILGGKVFPYKSYPHVTGHVASAYSTSPFASAGKPAFCLVWDGSIFPRLYYVEPRGARFIASLFPMIGHAYAAAGLHFGPYRQPNRSSWDLGIAGKLMAYIALGSVDESIVAVFQELYEKRFAADTEQARRYRAHINNAESSLAAVHDFFEASSLRLTAKRAEDVLASFHVFVERLLVKEMAMVLLRYSSLPGARNLCIAGGCGLNIKWNSALRAAGLFDDVWVPPFPNDSGSAIGAACGAMAAQNGFGPLEWSVYSGPDLQDSELPPDWEAAPCSLRELAAILADNKPVIFLSGRAELGPRALGGRSILAAPTSTAMKDHLNDIKRREHFRPVAPICLEDRAPEIFSPGTPDPYMLFDHQTRAEWRDKVPAVVHLDGSARLQTISRNSPHKIAALLAEFEQLTGIPLLCNTSANLHGRGFFPDAAAACQWGRVEHVWCDGELWTNKVVRKPLSAERLLSA; encoded by the coding sequence ATGCGCATCTGCGGCATCAAGTTGACACATGACGGGGCAATTTCTGTCGTCGAGGACGGGCGGCTTGTCTTTTGCACCGAGCAAGAGAAGCGCGGCAACAGTCCACGCTATCAATCCGTCGAGAATCTCGATGCAGTCGTGCTCGCCTTGGCGGAGCATGGCCTGGATCCGCGGGATATCGATCAGTTCGTCATCGACGGCTGGGATGGGGAGATTGAGTCGCAGTTCCAGGTCCTAAGTGGCGCTGTGCCGATCGCGCTGAAAGGGGCGCCGTATGTCGAGCGCCATGCTGAGGGCCTTCTTGATTCCGTCGACGGCTTTGGCCTGATCCTCGGAGGCAAGGTGTTTCCCTATAAGAGCTACCCGCACGTCACGGGCCACGTCGCGTCAGCATATAGCACCAGTCCCTTTGCCAGTGCGGGAAAACCCGCGTTCTGTCTGGTATGGGACGGCAGCATCTTTCCGCGTCTTTACTATGTGGAACCCCGGGGGGCACGGTTCATCGCATCCCTGTTTCCGATGATCGGCCATGCCTATGCTGCCGCGGGCCTTCACTTCGGCCCTTACAGGCAGCCGAACCGCTCCAGTTGGGATTTAGGCATCGCCGGCAAGCTGATGGCTTATATCGCACTTGGTTCTGTCGACGAAAGCATTGTGGCAGTGTTTCAGGAGCTCTATGAAAAGCGCTTCGCCGCTGACACGGAGCAGGCTCGTCGCTACCGCGCTCACATCAACAATGCAGAATCGTCGCTTGCAGCTGTGCACGACTTCTTCGAGGCAAGCTCCTTGCGCCTGACGGCCAAGCGAGCGGAGGACGTCCTTGCGTCGTTTCATGTGTTCGTGGAACGTCTTCTTGTCAAGGAAATGGCAATGGTTCTGCTGCGATATTCGTCGCTTCCAGGAGCGCGAAATCTATGTATCGCCGGAGGTTGCGGTCTCAATATCAAGTGGAACAGCGCGCTTCGTGCGGCGGGATTGTTCGATGACGTTTGGGTGCCGCCGTTTCCGAATGACAGCGGCTCGGCAATCGGCGCTGCTTGCGGGGCGATGGCGGCGCAAAATGGCTTCGGGCCATTGGAATGGTCAGTCTACAGTGGTCCGGACCTGCAGGACAGCGAGCTTCCGCCGGATTGGGAGGCGGCGCCATGCAGTCTGCGTGAACTTGCGGCGATTCTGGCCGACAACAAGCCGGTCATCTTCCTTTCCGGGCGCGCCGAGCTTGGGCCGCGGGCGTTGGGCGGCAGAAGCATTCTTGCAGCGCCGACCTCCACGGCGATGAAGGATCATCTCAACGACATCAAGCGGCGCGAGCACTTCCGGCCAGTGGCGCCGATCTGTCTGGAGGATCGCGCGCCAGAAATTTTCAGCCCAGGTACGCCAGATCCTTACATGCTGTTCGATCACCAGACCCGGGCGGAATGGCGCGACAAGGTCCCCGCTGTGGTCCATCTTGACGGCTCCGCTCGGCTGCAGACAATCTCCCGCAACTCTCCGCACAAAATCGCCGCGCTTCTCGCCGAATTTGAGCAACTCACGGGGATACCGCTGCTCTGCAACACGAGCGCCAACCTCCACGGACGGGGATTTTTCCCGGATGCTGCCGCGGCCTGCCAATGGGGGCGTGTCGAGCATGTGTGGTGCGACGGCGAGCTCTGGACCAACAAGGTGGTAAGGAAGCCATTGTCGGCCGAGCGACTTCTGTCAGCCTAA
- the nodC gene encoding chitooligosaccharide synthase NodC, translating to MDLLATTSAVAVSSYALLSTIYKSAQALYAQPPANSSLQDNLGRSEAVLPSVDVIVPCFNEDPITLAQCLESLASQDYTGKLQVYVVDDGSANRDLVAPVHKIYANDPRFSIILLANNVGKRKAQIAAIRSSSGDLVLNVDSDTILAADVVTKLVLKMHDPEVGAAMGQLVASNRSQTWLTRLIDMEYWLACNEERAAQARFGAVMCCCGPCAMYRRSALALLLDQYEAQFFRGKPSDFGEDRHLTILMLKAGFRTEYVPDAIAATVVPDSLGPYLRQQLRWARSTFRDTFLALRLLPELDGYLTLDVVGQNLGPLLLALSSLAALAQLLIAGSVPWWTGLTIAAMTMVRCSVAALRARELRFLGFALHTPINIFLLLPLKAYALCTLSNSDWLSRKVANVPAEGEKQSVILHPNAGRHAASKRGMSGTIHKAGLSSPESSRTAAKSVCGCDRSTACK from the coding sequence ATGGACCTGCTCGCTACAACCAGTGCTGTCGCTGTTTCGTCTTATGCGCTGCTCTCGACGATCTACAAGAGCGCGCAGGCGCTTTATGCCCAACCGCCGGCGAATTCATCGCTGCAGGACAACCTGGGACGATCGGAAGCGGTCCTTCCCAGTGTAGACGTCATCGTACCGTGCTTCAACGAGGATCCAATCACGCTCGCCCAATGTCTGGAGTCGCTTGCGAGTCAAGACTACACCGGAAAGCTACAGGTCTATGTAGTCGACGACGGATCTGCAAATCGCGACCTTGTCGCGCCTGTACACAAAATCTATGCGAACGATCCGAGGTTCAGCATCATCTTGCTGGCGAATAACGTTGGAAAACGCAAGGCGCAGATCGCCGCCATACGCAGCTCATCCGGTGACTTGGTCCTCAACGTTGACTCGGATACGATACTTGCCGCCGACGTCGTCACGAAGCTTGTATTGAAGATGCACGACCCGGAAGTCGGTGCGGCCATGGGTCAGTTGGTAGCGAGCAACCGCAGCCAAACCTGGCTGACCAGGCTGATCGATATGGAATACTGGTTGGCATGCAACGAGGAGCGCGCGGCGCAGGCGCGTTTCGGTGCCGTCATGTGCTGCTGCGGCCCATGTGCCATGTATCGTCGCTCGGCGCTCGCCTTGCTTCTCGATCAATACGAAGCCCAATTCTTTCGTGGGAAGCCGAGCGATTTCGGCGAGGATCGCCATCTAACGATCCTCATGCTCAAGGCGGGATTTCGAACGGAATACGTCCCGGACGCGATCGCAGCAACAGTCGTCCCGGACAGCCTTGGGCCATATCTACGCCAGCAACTCCGCTGGGCGCGCAGTACCTTCCGGGACACGTTCCTTGCATTACGCCTGCTGCCAGAGCTCGATGGCTATCTGACGCTAGACGTTGTCGGGCAAAATCTCGGCCCGTTACTTCTCGCCCTGTCATCACTGGCTGCGCTCGCACAGCTCCTAATCGCCGGCTCTGTACCCTGGTGGACGGGATTGACGATTGCAGCAATGACAATGGTCCGCTGCAGTGTGGCAGCCCTTCGTGCTCGCGAATTGCGGTTTCTCGGCTTCGCGCTCCACACACCGATCAATATCTTTCTCTTACTTCCTTTGAAGGCCTATGCGCTTTGTACCTTGAGCAACAGCGATTGGCTATCGCGCAAGGTCGCCAATGTGCCGGCCGAAGGGGAAAAGCAGTCTGTCATCCTGCACCCGAACGCTGGACGACATGCTGCAAGCAAAAGGGGAATGTCTGGAACAATTCATAAGGCGGGGCTTTCGAGCCCTGAATCGAGCCGGACGGCAGCGAAGAGTGTTTGCGGTTGCGATCGTTCGACCGCCTGCAAGTAG